One window from the genome of Dehalococcoidia bacterium encodes:
- a CDS encoding class I SAM-dependent methyltransferase, whose amino-acid sequence MDIPRIFNITESAHRIHNPFTPEKLATLGKALRLEPGTRVLDLGSGSGEMLCTWARDFGIIGTGIDMSQLFTEQAKLRAEELGVADRVEFIHGDAAGYVADEKVGVAACLGATWIGGGVVGTIELLAESLRTGGIILIGEPYWVQLPPTEDVAKGCLAGSISDYLMLPELLASFGDLDYDVVEMVLADQEGWDRYEAAKWLTMRRWLEANPDDDFAKDIRPKLTSEPERYATYTREYLGWGVFALMAR is encoded by the coding sequence GTGGACATTCCACGAATCTTCAACATCACCGAAAGTGCTCACCGCATTCATAACCCGTTCACACCCGAAAAGCTCGCCACTCTCGGCAAGGCGTTGCGCCTGGAACCGGGGACCCGTGTGCTCGACCTCGGCAGCGGTTCGGGCGAGATGCTGTGCACCTGGGCACGCGATTTCGGAATCATTGGTACCGGTATCGACATGAGCCAGTTGTTCACCGAGCAAGCGAAACTCCGCGCTGAAGAACTCGGCGTCGCTGACCGAGTCGAGTTCATTCACGGCGACGCTGCCGGCTACGTCGCCGACGAAAAGGTCGGTGTGGCAGCCTGTCTCGGTGCCACGTGGATCGGCGGGGGCGTAGTCGGCACCATCGAGCTTCTGGCGGAGAGCCTCCGCACCGGAGGGATCATCCTCATCGGCGAGCCATACTGGGTGCAGCTACCGCCGACGGAAGACGTTGCCAAAGGATGCCTTGCCGGTTCGATCTCCGACTATCTCATGCTTCCAGAACTTCTCGCGTCTTTCGGCGACCTCGACTACGACGTCGTAGAAATGGTTCTGGCAGACCAGGAAGGCTGGGACAGGTACGAGGCGGCCAAGTGGCTCACCATGCGTCGATGGCTCGAAGCGAATCCCGACGATGACTTCGCGAAAGATATTCGACCCAAACTAACATCGGAACCCGAACGCTACGCCACGTACACGCGTGAATACCTGGGCTGGGGCGTGTTCGCGCTGATGGCGCGGTGA